One Heyndrickxia oleronia genomic window, GTGGTTAAAAGATTATCAAAAATTAGAAGAAGAATTAGCCTATCTTGAATTTAATCTTGAACAAACTGAAATAGAGCTTAAACGATGGACATCGGGTGATTTAGCAAAAGTTAAATTACAAGAAGATTCATTAGGAGCGAAAGTAGAAGAAGTAATTGAAAAAATCAAAAATGACATTACATTTAAAAAAGAACAACGTGAAAAGCTTATTCAATTAGTCAATACATTTAAAGGACTGGATAATCAGATACTTAAAATGAAATACATCGACGGTATGACACTAGAGAGTATTGCAGAGGAATTAAACTATAGTGCTAGTTATATTTATAAAA contains:
- a CDS encoding DUF1492 domain-containing protein translates to MYEWLKDYQKLEEELAYLEFNLEQTEIELKRWTSGDLAKVKLQEDSLGAKVEEVIEKIKNDITFKKEQREKLIQLVNTFKGLDNQILKMKYIDGMTLESIAEELNYSASYIYKKHAEMIRMIKFAETMNLSLN